A region from the Acomys russatus chromosome 24, mAcoRus1.1, whole genome shotgun sequence genome encodes:
- the LOC127207282 gene encoding 40S ribosomal protein S15a-like, giving the protein MVRMNVLADALKSINNAKKRGKRQVLIRPCSKVIVRFLTVMMRHGYIGDFEIIDDHRAGKIAVNLTGRLNKCGVISPRFDVQFKDLEKWQNNLLPSR; this is encoded by the coding sequence ATGGTGCGCATGAATGTCCTGGCAGATGCTCTCAAGAGCATCAACAATGCCAAGAAGAGAGGCAAACGCCAGGTGCTCATCAGGCCGTGCTCCAAAGTCATCGTCCGCTTCCTGACTGTGATGATGAGGCATGGCTACATCGGTGACTTTGAGATCATTGATgaccacagagctgggaaaatTGCTGTGAACCTCACAGGCAGGCTGAACAAGTGTGGCGTGATCAGCCCTAGATTTGATGTGCAATTTAAGGATCTAGAAAAATGGCAGAACAATCTGCTCCCGTCCCGTTAG